The following are encoded in a window of Arthrobacter woluwensis genomic DNA:
- a CDS encoding lytic transglycosylase domain-containing protein, translating into MTSLTSPTNRSRATAAVATAALPAVVLSSLALAQPAEASVPQNVTPAKRLPQGLEAAIAGRASASLLPVSQVATSLPANLQIALKAVPNTYRIVSGDTMSGIAQRYGLSLNALLKLNNIRATQIIYPGQTIKLKAGVSAPSSSGGQVSRPATPQGGSTYTVRAGDTLGAIAMRHRVSLSSILSWNGLRATSIIYPGQKIKVSAGGAVVPQSTGQTSKGSTGGSAVSGGSYVVRAGDTLGAIASRQRVSLTSLLNANRLKMTSIIYPGQKLVIPGAGQTTSPTAPSDQGNQGGLVPDSFLGYKYPKAVVNSANRNKALLNAAPVPTRAEMRQIVADTARRMGVDPSLALAFAYQESGFSQRAVSPANAIGTMQVIPSSGEWASQMVGRQLNLLDPYDNATAGIAIIRSLLRTSRSTDYAIAGYYQGQYSVEQHGMYSDTKAYVAAIKAHRATFR; encoded by the coding sequence ATGACGAGCCTCACATCGCCAACGAACCGTTCACGGGCCACCGCAGCAGTGGCGACGGCCGCCCTTCCCGCAGTCGTCCTTTCCTCGCTCGCGCTGGCTCAGCCGGCCGAGGCGTCGGTGCCTCAGAACGTGACCCCCGCCAAGCGCCTTCCGCAGGGACTGGAGGCCGCCATCGCCGGCCGTGCCTCGGCAAGCCTCCTCCCGGTGAGCCAGGTGGCGACGTCGCTGCCCGCCAACCTGCAGATCGCGCTCAAGGCCGTTCCGAACACGTACCGGATCGTGTCGGGTGACACGATGAGCGGCATCGCGCAGCGTTACGGGCTGAGCCTGAACGCCCTGCTGAAGCTCAACAACATCCGGGCGACCCAGATCATCTACCCGGGTCAGACCATCAAGCTGAAGGCGGGCGTCTCCGCGCCGTCGTCGTCCGGCGGCCAGGTCTCCCGGCCTGCGACGCCCCAGGGCGGCTCGACGTACACCGTGCGTGCGGGCGACACCCTCGGCGCCATCGCCATGCGCCACCGGGTGAGCCTGAGCTCGATCCTGTCCTGGAACGGACTGCGCGCCACGTCGATCATCTACCCCGGTCAGAAGATCAAGGTGTCCGCAGGCGGCGCCGTGGTGCCCCAGTCCACCGGTCAGACGAGCAAGGGCTCCACGGGCGGATCCGCCGTCTCGGGCGGCAGCTACGTGGTCCGTGCGGGCGACACCCTCGGGGCCATCGCCTCGCGCCAGCGCGTCTCGCTCACCTCGCTGCTGAACGCGAACCGCCTCAAGATGACCTCGATCATCTACCCGGGCCAGAAGCTCGTGATCCCCGGCGCCGGCCAGACCACGAGCCCCACCGCCCCGAGTGATCAGGGCAACCAGGGCGGTCTGGTGCCGGACTCGTTCCTCGGCTACAAGTACCCGAAGGCCGTGGTCAACTCCGCCAACCGGAACAAGGCCCTGCTCAACGCGGCCCCCGTGCCGACCCGCGCCGAGATGCGCCAGATCGTCGCCGACACGGCTCGCCGCATGGGCGTCGATCCGTCGCTTGCCCTGGCGTTCGCCTACCAGGAGTCGGGCTTCAGCCAGCGCGCCGTCTCCCCCGCCAACGCCATCGGCACCATGCAGGTCATCCCCAGCTCGGGCGAATGGGCCTCGCAGATGGTGGGCCGTCAGCTGAACCTGCTGGATCCGTACGACAACGCGACGGCGGGCATCGCGATCATCCGCTCCCTGCTCCGCACCAGCCGCAGCACGGACTACGCGATCGCCGGCTACTACCAGGGTCAGTACTCGGTGGAGCAGCACGGCATGTACTCGGACACCAAGGCCTACGTCGCCGCCATCAAGGCACACCGCGCGACGTTCCGCTGA
- a CDS encoding Stk1 family PASTA domain-containing Ser/Thr kinase has product MQHRSEDPLLGTVVDNRYRVLERIADGGMSTVYKALHVTLERPVALKVLHPQLASDEVFVERFAREARASARLSHPHVVSVLDHGRHGRLTYLVMEYIEGRTLRDVIRSEGALTPRVAISYLAPALEGLAAAHEAGLIHRDVKPENVLISREGAVKIGDFGLARQATAQTSTGELLGTVAYLSPELFLRHDADARSDVYSCGIMLYELLTGGVPFTGDMPIQVAYQHVNDQVPAPSLKRPGLAQDFDELVQWATAKAPDERPVDARAFLGELRHVAATLPAADLDLPAPGAPASSPFEPRPGAPATPNPAHSSTPQGDGATEFIATPGLQTTVLPAGEQHTTVLGPADPLATSVIPQSGQSTTVLPHAPAPAAPPSKRQQRKDDKERARQEAKALATPTRQVRQGNPRRKGVIWVIVLVLLALLASGAGWFFGMGPGAQVTLPDLKSQPAEQAASILAGYGIKAEQQEVFDEKVGSGLVVATEPPAGTVIRKFEGVQLLVSKGPQLFPVPGLVKKTLDDARTALTGANLAAGSVTEKYSDTAPVGQVIAQSPGSGAQVRRGTPVNLTVSKGPEPIPVPSVLGLGEDDATRKLATAGFEVKTAQEQVFSKDIPAGKVAAQVPANGTLLKGETVTLTLSKGPRPVEVPDFVGKQASVAKAELEKLGFTVVINEVLGGFFGTVRSQDPRDGTAPEGSTITLTVV; this is encoded by the coding sequence GTGCAACACCGCTCTGAAGACCCGCTTCTCGGCACGGTCGTCGACAACCGTTACCGCGTGCTCGAACGCATCGCGGACGGCGGCATGTCCACCGTGTACAAAGCGCTCCACGTCACGCTGGAACGCCCTGTCGCCCTGAAGGTGCTCCACCCTCAGCTCGCGTCCGACGAGGTCTTCGTCGAGCGGTTCGCCCGCGAGGCCCGGGCCTCCGCGCGGCTCTCACACCCCCACGTGGTGTCCGTCCTCGACCACGGCCGCCACGGCCGTCTGACCTATCTGGTCATGGAGTACATCGAGGGGCGCACCCTCCGGGACGTCATCCGCAGCGAAGGAGCCCTGACCCCTCGCGTCGCCATCAGTTACCTGGCCCCGGCGCTCGAAGGCCTGGCCGCGGCTCATGAGGCCGGGCTGATCCACCGGGACGTCAAGCCGGAGAACGTCCTCATCTCGCGCGAGGGCGCCGTGAAGATCGGCGACTTCGGACTCGCCCGTCAGGCGACCGCCCAGACCAGCACCGGGGAGCTCCTCGGGACGGTGGCCTACCTCTCCCCCGAGCTCTTCCTCCGCCACGACGCCGATGCCCGCAGCGACGTTTACTCCTGCGGCATCATGCTCTACGAACTTCTCACCGGCGGCGTGCCGTTCACGGGCGACATGCCCATCCAGGTGGCCTACCAGCACGTCAACGACCAGGTGCCCGCACCCTCGCTGAAGCGTCCCGGGCTGGCCCAGGACTTCGACGAACTCGTCCAGTGGGCCACGGCGAAGGCGCCGGATGAGCGTCCGGTGGACGCGCGGGCCTTCCTGGGCGAGCTGCGCCATGTCGCGGCGACCCTGCCCGCCGCCGACCTGGACCTGCCCGCGCCGGGCGCGCCGGCGTCGTCGCCGTTCGAGCCGCGGCCCGGCGCTCCGGCCACACCTAACCCGGCGCACTCCAGCACCCCTCAAGGTGACGGCGCCACCGAGTTCATCGCCACCCCGGGTCTGCAGACCACGGTGCTGCCCGCTGGTGAGCAGCACACCACCGTGCTCGGCCCGGCTGATCCGCTGGCCACATCGGTGATCCCGCAGTCCGGCCAGTCGACCACGGTCCTGCCCCACGCTCCTGCCCCCGCCGCCCCGCCGAGCAAGCGGCAGCAGAGGAAGGACGACAAGGAGCGGGCCCGGCAGGAAGCGAAAGCCCTGGCGACCCCCACCCGCCAGGTGCGGCAGGGAAATCCCCGGCGCAAGGGCGTCATCTGGGTGATCGTCCTGGTGCTGCTCGCACTCCTGGCGTCCGGCGCCGGATGGTTCTTCGGCATGGGTCCGGGTGCCCAGGTGACCCTGCCGGACCTCAAGAGCCAGCCCGCGGAACAAGCCGCGTCGATTCTCGCCGGCTACGGCATCAAGGCCGAACAGCAAGAGGTGTTCGACGAGAAGGTCGGGAGCGGTCTGGTGGTGGCGACCGAGCCCCCGGCCGGGACCGTGATCCGTAAGTTCGAAGGCGTGCAGCTGCTGGTCTCCAAGGGACCGCAGCTGTTCCCCGTTCCGGGCCTGGTCAAGAAGACGCTGGACGACGCGCGCACCGCGCTGACGGGAGCGAACCTCGCGGCCGGAAGCGTCACGGAGAAATACAGTGACACCGCTCCCGTCGGCCAGGTCATCGCCCAATCGCCCGGAAGCGGCGCTCAAGTGCGTCGCGGCACCCCGGTGAACCTGACGGTGTCCAAAGGGCCGGAGCCCATCCCCGTGCCGAGCGTACTGGGCCTCGGCGAGGACGATGCGACGCGGAAGCTCGCCACGGCGGGCTTCGAGGTGAAGACCGCCCAGGAGCAGGTCTTCAGCAAGGACATCCCGGCCGGCAAGGTCGCCGCGCAGGTCCCCGCCAATGGCACCCTGCTCAAGGGCGAAACCGTGACCCTCACCCTGTCCAAGGGGCCTCGGCCCGTGGAAGTGCCCGATTTCGTGGGCAAGCAGGCCTCCGTCGCCAAGGCTGAGCTGGAGAAGCTGGGCTTCACGGTGGTCATCAACGAGGTCCTGGGCGGCTTCTTCGGAACCGTGCGTTCTCAGGATCCGCGCGATGGCACCGCACCGGAAGGCTCCACCATCACACTGACGGTGGTGTAG
- a CDS encoding MarR family winged helix-turn-helix transcriptional regulator — protein MTPDRMELPDLVHSVSHGLRRSWMADLSPFGLSPHQWRALHVIASHDGEPQRQRDVAAALRIAPRSAAEVLSQLEGEGLIARTPDPSDKRAVLLSATKEGLELERKVHAVRSQRGDEYFATLGAEDRAELTRLLGLLLEAHPRPQEGWRLPRGGATPPSV, from the coding sequence ATGACCCCCGACCGCATGGAGCTCCCTGACCTGGTCCATTCCGTCTCACACGGACTGCGGCGCAGCTGGATGGCCGACCTTTCCCCCTTCGGCCTGTCGCCTCACCAGTGGCGCGCGCTGCACGTCATCGCATCGCACGACGGCGAGCCCCAGCGACAGCGCGACGTCGCCGCTGCGCTGCGGATCGCGCCGCGCTCGGCGGCGGAGGTGCTGAGCCAGCTCGAAGGGGAGGGGCTGATCGCACGCACGCCGGATCCCAGCGACAAGCGGGCCGTGCTGCTCTCCGCCACCAAGGAGGGGCTGGAGCTGGAGCGGAAGGTCCATGCGGTCCGCTCACAGCGCGGCGATGAGTACTTCGCCACCCTGGGCGCGGAGGACCGGGCCGAACTGACGCGGCTTCTGGGACTCCTGCTGGAGGCACATCCCCGCCCCCAGGAAGGGTGGCGGCTGCCGAGGGGCGGCGCTACACCACCGTCAGTGTGA